The Fibrobacter sp. UWB16 genomic interval GCAATCTTCTTGCCGGCGAGGGCAGCGAGATTTGCAAGAGCCTTATCCTTCACCGTGAAAATCATGCGGTTCTTGAGATACGGGTCGCTCAGGTTCATTGCCTTTGCGCGGGCGCTGTCCACGCTCATGCCGTTCCAGATGCAGTCAATCTTGCCAGTGTTCAGTTCCTGTTCCTTGGCGTCCCAGGAAATTGGCTGCGTCTTGAGCTTCACGCCCAGGCGAGCACAAACTTCGGTAGCGAGGTCAATATCAAAACCCACGATGTTGTTGTCCTTGTCGCGGAAGCCCATCGGCGGGAAAGAATCGTCGAGACCGAGCACGAACACGCCTGCGGCCTTGACCTTGTTGAAGGATTCATCAGCCTGAGTCTTGGATTCTGCCTTCTGGTCGTTACAGGCAGAAAGAACAGC includes:
- a CDS encoding amino acid ABC transporter substrate-binding protein; the encoded protein is MKKIFAMLAAVACAAVLSACNDQKAESKTQADESFNKVKAAGVFVLGLDDSFPPMGFRDKDNNIVGFDIDLATEVCARLGVKLKTQPISWDAKEQELNTGKIDCIWNGMSVDSARAKAMNLSDPYLKNRMIFTVKDKALANLAALAGKKIAVQNGSTAQKLLDASEAGKAAKEIVPFDDNQTALMDLDKGGVDAVFLDEIVAKYWIVTNAKPYIVLEEGLSDEVYAVGFRKKDQALRDSVNNVLAAMKADGKFAAISSKWFGK